The following nucleotide sequence is from Verrucomicrobiia bacterium.
TTCCAGCGCAGCCACGAGTCCCAAGTCATCCAGCACTCCCGGCCGTAATTCCGTCGCGATCCTCCGTATCGTATGGATGGTCGTATCGATATGCGCGGACATCTTCCGCATCTTCTCATGCAGCTCAGCCGCTCCTTTCGGCAACCGCGTATCCAGCCAGCGCACATCCATCTTCAAACTCGTCATCGCCTGCCCCAATTCATCGTGGACTTCGCGTGCGATGCGTGTCCGCTCCTCTTCCCGCACGAACTGCAGATATACCGACAGCGCCCGCAACTGCTCGTGTGACTCCCTCAACCGGTCTTCAGCCTGTTTGCGCTCCTTGCGTTCATGCGCCTCTTCCATCGCGCGCCTGACCGCCGGTGCCAGCCGTGTCAAACGCGTCTTGAGCACATAATCCGTCGCCCCCTTCTTCAAAGATTCGATCGCCACCTCCTCACCCATCGTCCCGGTCACAAAGATGAATGGCGCATTAGGACATCGTTTCCTGGCCAACTCCAGCGCCAGCAACCCGTTGAATGCTGGCAACGCATAATCAGAAAGAATCAAATCTGGCGGAAACCCATCAAGTTCCCGGAGATATTCCTCCTTCGTATCCACCTGATGCCAAGAAAAACTTCCCAAGCCGCTTTCACGCAAGGCATACCGGGCCAGCTCAGCGTCCGCGGCATCGTCTTCCACGATCAGCACACGAATCTCATTCTTCACGCAACAAAACTAAT
It contains:
- a CDS encoding response regulator, with product MKNEIRVLIVEDDAADAELARYALRESGLGSFSWHQVDTKEEYLRELDGFPPDLILSDYALPAFNGLLALELARKRCPNAPFIFVTGTMGEEVAIESLKKGATDYVLKTRLTRLAPAVRRAMEEAHERKERKQAEDRLRESHEQLRALSVYLQFVREEERTRIAREVHDELGQAMTSLKMDVRWLDTRLPKGAAELHEKMRKMSAHIDTTIHTIRRIATELRPGVLDDLGLVAALEWQANEFRERTGVECVVSSTAASETFDQDVNTTFFRIFQEILTNVTRHAGATYVDALLSEGGDNLTLTVKDNGRGILAKEINNTKSIGLVGMRERAALLGGEITFQGSPGRGTTVTVRIPLTHVQSAMKHRSYAISHSG